The proteins below are encoded in one region of Struthio camelus isolate bStrCam1 chromosome 11, bStrCam1.hap1, whole genome shotgun sequence:
- the FRMD7 gene encoding FERM domain-containing protein 7, translated as MLHLKVQFLDDSQKIFVVDQKACGKGLFNLTCSHLNLAEKEYFGLEFRSQAGNHVWLEPLKPITKQVKNPKEVLFKFMVKFFPVDPGHLREELTRYLFTLQIKKDLAFGRLPCSDKSAALLVSHLLQSELGDFHEERDQKHLATHKYLPNQEYLDNKIMHYHRKHIGKTPAESDAQLLDVARKLEMYGIRPHPASDGEGTQINLAVAHMGVLVLRGNTKINTFNWSKIRKLSFKRKHFLIKLHANIAALRKDTLEFAMASRDACKAFWKTCVEYHAFFRLSEEPKSKPKALLCSKGSSFRYSGRTQRQLLEHGRKGQRRSLPFERKRGASRYDERQCRSSPDLPTDVSKQVEELRLAYGGRASCRGAANGAHASEPALEVASAAEPPFLPPSRSSSAFPLLWAALERERAWEPFGPPPPPPSLTSFQPRRGAKSTSAGNVREAARTLAYTDVPYAPPGPPLPPPSPPHVRFYVERPPPPHGEAGGPPGAARSPGAARVSEAASRAADRSFDGGPREQPPKRSWSQSDMKSLRFPYGSEFRPLGPCPALSSGRRPAGAFRPVAAPWGLPAGPRRPAERCVGSSTESSDSDPELLAAEGGARYGRPRRSPAARVRLSSGSLQLDEEDEEVALATSAAVERVSPAAYFT; from the exons ATGCTGCATCTCAAAGTCCAGTTTCTGGATGACTCCCAGAAGATCTTCGTAGTCGAT CAAAAAGCCTGCGGCAAAGGGCTCTTCAACCTGACCTGCAGCCACCTCAACCTTGCGGAGAAGGAGTACTTCGGGCTGGAGTTTCGGAGCCAGGCTGGGAACCAT GTCTGGTTGGAACCCCTAAAACCCATAACAAAACAAGTAAAAA ATCCTAAGGAGGTTCTTTTCAAATTTATGGTGAAATTTTTCCCAGTGGACCCTGGACATCTGAGAGAAGAGCTGACCAG GTACCTCTTCACCCTCCAGATCAAGAAGGACCTGGCGTTCGGGCGGCTGCCCTGCAGCGACAAGAGCGCCGCGCTGCTCGTCTCCCACCTGCTGCAGT CCGAGCTGGGTGACTTCCATGAAGAAAGGGACCAGAAGCACCTGGCGACCCACAAGTACCTGCCCAACCAGGAGTACCTGGACAACAAGATCATGCACTACCACCGGAAACACAT CGGGAAGACGCCGGCCGAGTCGGACGCGCAGCTGCTGGACGTGGCCCGGAAGCTGGAGATGTACGGGATTCGCCCGCACCCCGCCAGCGACGGGGAGGGGACGCAGATCAACCTGGCCGTGGCGCACATGGGGGTGCTGGTGCTGCGG GGCAACACAAAGATCAACACGTTCAACTGGTCCAAAATCCGAAAACTCAGCTTCAAGAGGAAGCATTTTCTCATCAAGCTGCATGCAAATATCGCC GCGCTGCGCAAGGACACGCTGGAGttcgccatggccagcagggaCGCCTGCAAGGCCTTCTGGAAGACGTGCGTCGAGTACCACGCCTTCTTCAGGCTCTCCGAGGAGCCCAAGTCCAAGCCCAAAGCCCTCCTGTGCAGCAAGGGCTCCAGTTTCCGCTACAG CGGGAGGACGCAGAGGCAGCTGCTGGAGCACGGCAGGAAGGGGCAGCGGCGGAGCCTGCCCTTCGAGAG GAAGCGCGGCGCGTCCCGCTACGACGAGCGGCAGTGCCGCTCCTCGCCGGACCTCCCGACGGACGTGTCCAAGCAG GTGGAGGAGCTGCGCTTGGCCTACGGCGGCCGGGCCTCGTGCCGCGGGGCCGCCAACGGCGCCCACGCCTCGGAGCCCGCCCTGGAGGTGGCCTCGGCCGCCGAGCCGCCCTTCCTGCCGCCCTCCCGCAGCAGCTCCGCCTTCCCCCTGCTCTGGGCCGCGCTGGAGCGGGAGCGGGCCTGGGAGCCCttcggcccgccgccgccgcccccctccttGACGTCCTtccagccccgccgcggcgccaaGAGCACCTCCGCGGGCAACGTGCGGGAGGCGGCGCGGACGCTGGCCTACACCGACGTGCCCTacgcgccccccggcccgccgctgccgccgccctccccgccccacGTGCGCTTCTACGTGGAGCGTcccccgccgccccacggcgaggccggggggccgccgggagccgccaggagccccggcgccgcccgcgtcAGCGAGGCCGCGAGCCGGGCCGCGGACCGCTCCTTCGACGGCGGCCCCCGCGAGCAGCCGCCCAAGCGCTCTTGGAGCCAGTCGGACATGAAGAGCCTGCGGTTCCCCTACGGCTCCGAGTTCAGGCCCTTGGGCCCCTGCCCGGCTCTCagcagcgggcggcggccggccggcgcttTCCGGCCCGTGGCGGCTCCGTgggggctgccggccgggccgcggcgcccggccgagcGCTGCGTGGGCAGCAGCACCGAGTCCAGCGACTCCGACCCCGAGCTGCTGGCCGCTGAGGGCGGCGCCCGCTacggccggccgcggcgctcgcccgccgcccgggTCCGGCTCTCCTCCGGCAGCCTCCAGCTGGACGAGGAGGACGAAGAAGTGGCCTTGGCTACCAGCGCCGCGGTGGAGAGGGTTTCACCAGCCGCTTACTTCACCTAG